Genomic window (Streptomyces cadmiisoli):
GAAGGGGCAGGGCCTGCCGGCAGTGCACGAGGGCCTGCTCGTACTGTCCGAGCAGGGCGTGGTACCAGCCGACGGCGTTGAGGGAGCGTGCCGTGGTCGCGGCGTCGCCGCCTTCACGACTGAGTTCCAGTGCTCGTTCCGCGTGGCCGAGCGCACCGGGGATGTCACCGAGCCGTTCGGCGAGCCAGCCTGCCTGCCTGTGGGCCTCGCCGCTGATGGCGGGATCGCCCGTCGCGATGAACAGTTCCGCCGATCGGGCCATGTGCGCCTGGGCCTCCTCCACCCGGCCGAGGGTGGCCGTCGCCCTGGCCAGTCCACGGCGGATGCACGCCTCGCCGATGGGGTCCCCGAGGCGCAGCACCGCCGTCAGAGCGACCCGGTGGGTCCTCTCCACCTCGCTCCACCGGCTCTGGCGGTCCAAGTACTGTTTGGTGACCCAGGCCAGCCGCCAGGTGTAGGCGTCGTGGCGTGGGTCGGCGGAAGCCAGCCCGATGCACTCGACGAGGGTGGCGTGTTCGACGTCGAACCACCGCTTGGCCGCTTCCGCACCGCCCGCGCCGCCGAACTCCTCCACATGAACGCCCGGCAGCACGGGCAGCAGGTCGATGTCGTCCCGGCCCGATCGGAAGAACTGTCGCGCGTTGTCGGCGCTGTGCAGACAGTGGTTGAGCAGCCTGAGGCGCGCCGCGTCGCGTTCCTCCCGGGTTTCGGTGGCGTCCACCAGTTCCGAGGCATAGGCGCGCAGCAGGTCGTGCAGGGCGAATCGTCCGGGTGAGCGTTCCTCCACGAGGTGCGCCTGGATCAGGTCGGCGAGCAGATGTCGTGTGTGGGGGACGGGAAACCCCGCGAGGCTGGCGGCGGCGGTCAGGGCCGTGTCGGGGCCCGGGTGCAGCGCGAGGAGCCGGAACAGACGTGCGGCGCCCGGGGACAGAGCGTGGTAGGAGCAGGAGAAGGCGGCCCGCACGTCGGCCGCGGCGTCACCGCTGCGGAAGGCGTCCAGACCGCCCACGCTGTCGTGCAACTCCCTGGCCAAGGTGGTCAGCGGCATGGCGGTACGTGTTGCCGCGCGTGCCGCCGTGATGGCCAGGGCGAGTGGCAGCCGGGAGCACAGGGCGACGATGTCCGTGACCGCTTCGGGCTCGGCCGCCGTTCTGGACTGTCCGAGACGACGGGCGAGGAAGTGCCGCGCCTCCGGTTCGGAGAGTACGTCCAGATGCACCGGCAGCGCGCCGTCGACGGCGACCAGACCGGCCATCTGGTGGCGGCTGGTGACGATGACCAGGCATCCGGGGGCTCCCGGGAGGAGGGGCCTCACCTGGGCCGCGTCACGCGCGTTGTCCAGCAGCAGCAGCACGCGTTTGCCGGCCAGCCGGGTCCGGTGCAGGGCCGCCAGCGCGTCCACGTCCTGCGGCAGCTTTCCGGCATTGGCGCCCAGGGCTTCCAGCACCGTACGCAGGGCCCGCTCGGAAGAGACGGGAGGCCCCCCGGGGTCGAAGCCGCGCAGGTTGAGGAAGATCTGGCCGTCCGGGAAGTCGTCGGCGACCTGGCGGGCCCAGTGGACGGCGAAGGCGGTCTTCCCGACTCCGGCCATGCCCGTGACGACACTCACGCCGGTGTCACCGTTCCTCACCAGGCCTGAGGCCTGGGACAGTTCGGCATCGCGGCCCACGAAGGCAGGGAGGCGGGCGGGGAGTTGGGCCGGGGTCGCCGCGCCGGTGCCCTCTTCGCGGGCTTCCACCGGCTCGGTACGGGCGGGGGTCGCCGGGGCGAGCAGGTCGCCGTCGGCTCTCAGCACACGTTGGTGCATGGCCTGCAACCCGGGTCCGGGGTCGACACCGAGCTCGTCGGCCAGGAGCAGCTGCGCCTCCCGGTAGGTGGCCAGTGCCGCGGCCTGCCGCCCCGACCTGTACAGGGCCAGCATCAGCAGTTCCCGGAAACGCTCGTCGAGCGGATGGTCCCTGACGAGACCGACCAGGGCCCCGGCTGCCTGCACGTGCGAGCCCAGTTCGATCTCGGCCCACATCAGCATCGCCTCGGCGGACAGCCGCTGCTCGCCGAGCCTGTGCCGCTGAGCGTCCGCGTAGTCACCCTCGACACCCGACAGGGCCGACCCCTGCCACAGGTCGAGGCTCTCCCTCAGGTGCTCCGCGGCCTCCTTCACGTTCCCCGCTTCATGGGCTGACTCGGCTCGCTCGAGCAGCCTTTGGAAGCGGCCCAGATCGACATCGTCCGGGGAGACGGTGAGCTGGTAACCGCGCCCCACGGACCGGAGCACGGACGACACGGCTTCACCGAACGGGTCGAGCACCTTGCGCAGACGGTGGACGTACGTGCGCAGCGTGCCGGACGCCGAAGCCGGCGCACGTGTGCCCCACACCGCGTCGATCAGCTCGCTGAGGGACACCTGCGCGCCCTCGGCCAGCAGCAGCACCGCCAGCACGGATCGCTGCTGAGGTGATCCCAGGTCGACCTCGTCCGCTCCTCGCCATGCCCTGACCGGCCCGAGGACGGAGAATCGCAACTGCTCTGTCACTTCACTTTCCTTAGGGCATGACGGGTCCGGCTCCGTGCGCTGTCCGGACCCGCAGCGTGTGTTCCCGAAGAGGCCCCACCGCGCGGGGCCGGCGCCGCGGCACCCCATGGGCAGGCGGAGGTCTTCGGTGCGGAGGGCCCGCCGCGCGCCGACTCCGGCACGGCGAGACCGAATCGGCCGGACGAGGACGCTTCGACAGCGGTGCGGAGGCGGCGGGCGAGGGTGCGCAGGGCCGAGTGGCCACGGTGCGCCGCGATCACCGTGCTCGACCCGCCGTTGCGGGCGGAAACGGGCGCCGGCCCGCATCGCTCGTGCTGGTGGTTCACGTACAGCGGGACGTCCGGGCGGTCCCCGCGAGCACCGAAGGTTTTCCCCTCGGCCGCGGCATGCGAGGAGGCGGGCGACGGGTCGGCCGGTCGAAGAAGGTTCTGATGCAACATCTATGCGTCGGGGGTCCGCTTCCAGAGCCGGTTCGGCCGTGGACAACCGGTCTCACGGTGGTACGCCGGTGCGACGTCTGCCGTCATGCCCACGGAAACCACCTTGCTGTGCTGCTGTGCGACTGCTCGGCACCTCACGGCGGACGCGACCGCGTCGGCCGCCGAGCCGAGGCTGCTTGATTGCACTATCGCCGAAGTCACGGCCACGGCATAGAACGGAGGCGCCATATTGCCTGATTGCCTGGATCGGCGAGACATCGCCCCGCACAGGGGACTGGTTCTTGAACTCCTGCGACCCGCCCATGGAATGAGAACGCCATGCGGATCGAAGAGCGGCGCCGTCATGGGATTGATGAGCCTTTTCCCCTCGCATCAGCGATTAGGGTTGTTCTCGAGCCGCAGCGCCGCCCGATTCCGTCCGTCTGAAGTCGGACCCTCCAGCGCACATCGCCGCCCTTGAGTCCGGGCCGCGGCCGATCCACCACCTCCGACAACGGACGAGAACCGCTATTCACATGAACGCGTCCCAGCCATCGGCATTCGAGAAACTGATATCGAGCCACGAGAAGTGGCTTCACGCCTATGTCGAACGTGTCGTGAACGACCGTCACGCGGCCGAGGACATCGTGCAGGAGACCTTCCTGCGGGCGTGGCTGCACGCCGACCGGCTGCGTATGTCGGGGTCGGTGCACGGCTGGCTCCGGGTCGTGGCCCGTAATCTGCTGATCGACAGGATCCGTATGCCGGTGACGCATCATGAGTTCGCGGGCACGGACGGCTTGGAACTCACGCAGGACGATCATGCGGACACAGTGCATTACCGGATGGAAGTCACGCGTCTCCTGCGGAATGTTTCCGAGGAACACCGTGCCGTACTGTTGCACCGATATCTCTACGGCAGGTCCGTTCAGGAAACCGCACGTGCGCTGGGAGTACCGGAGGGTACGGTGAAATCCCGGCAGCACTACGCGCTGGAGAGTCTGCGCAGGACCTCCGGTGAATTCACGCTCTGAACGCCGGACGCAGGGGGCCGGAACGGCCCGGGCGCGCGTCGGCCGAAGCCGACGCGCGCCGGGCGGACGCCTCATCAACGCCGAAGGGCGGATGCGTCACGAGAACGGATCTCGCGGGTGCCTCACGAGCGACCGAACATCTCCACTTCCGCGATCGCGACCTGCTTGTCGTCGGCCGAGCCGTAGGCACTGCGAACGATCATGGCGACCTGGACGACGTCGTCCATCTCCGCCTCGACGACCTGCACACCGCCGTCGGCGAGGGTGTAGTTCCTGACGGTGCTGCGCCCTCGGGAGTCGGTGAT
Coding sequences:
- a CDS encoding sigma-70 family RNA polymerase sigma factor — its product is MNASQPSAFEKLISSHEKWLHAYVERVVNDRHAAEDIVQETFLRAWLHADRLRMSGSVHGWLRVVARNLLIDRIRMPVTHHEFAGTDGLELTQDDHADTVHYRMEVTRLLRNVSEEHRAVLLHRYLYGRSVQETARALGVPEGTVKSRQHYALESLRRTSGEFTL
- a CDS encoding AfsR/SARP family transcriptional regulator; this translates as MTEQLRFSVLGPVRAWRGADEVDLGSPQQRSVLAVLLLAEGAQVSLSELIDAVWGTRAPASASGTLRTYVHRLRKVLDPFGEAVSSVLRSVGRGYQLTVSPDDVDLGRFQRLLERAESAHEAGNVKEAAEHLRESLDLWQGSALSGVEGDYADAQRHRLGEQRLSAEAMLMWAEIELGSHVQAAGALVGLVRDHPLDERFRELLMLALYRSGRQAAALATYREAQLLLADELGVDPGPGLQAMHQRVLRADGDLLAPATPARTEPVEAREEGTGAATPAQLPARLPAFVGRDAELSQASGLVRNGDTGVSVVTGMAGVGKTAFAVHWARQVADDFPDGQIFLNLRGFDPGGPPVSSERALRTVLEALGANAGKLPQDVDALAALHRTRLAGKRVLLLLDNARDAAQVRPLLPGAPGCLVIVTSRHQMAGLVAVDGALPVHLDVLSEPEARHFLARRLGQSRTAAEPEAVTDIVALCSRLPLALAITAARAATRTAMPLTTLARELHDSVGGLDAFRSGDAAADVRAAFSCSYHALSPGAARLFRLLALHPGPDTALTAAASLAGFPVPHTRHLLADLIQAHLVEERSPGRFALHDLLRAYASELVDATETREERDAARLRLLNHCLHSADNARQFFRSGRDDIDLLPVLPGVHVEEFGGAGGAEAAKRWFDVEHATLVECIGLASADPRHDAYTWRLAWVTKQYLDRQSRWSEVERTHRVALTAVLRLGDPIGEACIRRGLARATATLGRVEEAQAHMARSAELFIATGDPAISGEAHRQAGWLAERLGDIPGALGHAERALELSREGGDAATTARSLNAVGWYHALLGQYEQALVHCRQALPLHRAASDVCGSADTHDSIGYAHHQLGQYEQAVDAYREAIARYRSIDVLYGSADTLGRLGDTYRSMGRSGDARAAWNEALDVFDTLGHRRAEEIRTRIGQADG